A genome region from Cloacibacillus sp. includes the following:
- a CDS encoding TRAP transporter large permease: MEAVIVFSILIVTIALSIPIGITLGLATGLAMWLTSDIPMLMLAQKSVTGLDSFPLLAIPFFILAGALMCSGGISRRLVNLAESLVGFITGGLAMVTVLACMFFAAISGSGPATVSAIGSFMIPSMKERKYDASFAAAITAAAGTIGVIIPPSIPFVIYCVVAQCSIGDMFIAGIVPGLIIGFALMFVCFCTAKKRHYVSLASRPKFSTVWKAFTEAIWALMVPVIILGGIYGGIFTPTEAAVVAVVYSVFIGKFIYKELDNKSLYESLRLSGLINGATEFMIGLSMAFASYLTMAQIPYHIAQWLTGFADNPFMLLMIINVFLLIIGCFVDNIAAVIILTPILLPVVKSIGIDPIHFGLIITVNLACGFISPPYGINLFVASAISGESIENISKAILPSFLAMVACLLLFTYFPIFSLGLLHWMG, translated from the coding sequence ATGGAAGCGGTAATCGTATTCTCTATATTGATAGTAACGATAGCGCTCAGCATTCCCATTGGGATCACGCTGGGCCTTGCTACGGGACTTGCCATGTGGCTCACCTCCGACATCCCGATGCTGATGCTGGCTCAGAAATCCGTGACGGGACTGGACTCCTTTCCGCTGCTTGCCATTCCGTTCTTCATTCTGGCGGGAGCGCTCATGTGCAGCGGCGGCATCTCGCGCCGCCTTGTGAACCTGGCGGAAAGCCTCGTAGGTTTCATCACGGGCGGCCTTGCGATGGTTACGGTGCTTGCCTGCATGTTCTTTGCCGCCATCTCAGGCTCCGGGCCGGCGACCGTATCGGCCATCGGCTCTTTCATGATCCCATCCATGAAGGAACGCAAATATGACGCGAGCTTCGCGGCGGCCATCACCGCCGCCGCCGGCACCATCGGAGTAATAATCCCGCCCTCGATACCGTTCGTCATTTACTGCGTCGTCGCGCAGTGCTCCATCGGCGACATGTTCATAGCGGGCATCGTTCCCGGCCTCATCATCGGCTTCGCCCTGATGTTTGTCTGTTTCTGCACAGCTAAAAAAAGACATTACGTCAGCCTCGCCTCGCGCCCCAAGTTCTCAACGGTGTGGAAGGCCTTCACTGAAGCGATATGGGCGCTGATGGTGCCGGTCATAATTCTCGGCGGCATCTACGGTGGCATCTTCACTCCGACGGAGGCGGCGGTCGTAGCGGTCGTCTACTCGGTCTTCATCGGAAAGTTCATATACAAGGAACTTGACAATAAATCCCTCTACGAGAGCCTTCGCCTCTCAGGGCTGATCAACGGAGCTACGGAGTTCATGATAGGCCTCTCAATGGCCTTCGCGAGCTACCTGACGATGGCGCAGATACCGTACCACATCGCCCAGTGGCTCACGGGATTTGCCGACAACCCGTTCATGCTGCTTATGATAATCAACGTATTCCTTCTCATCATAGGGTGCTTTGTGGACAACATCGCAGCGGTCATCATATTGACGCCCATCTTGCTGCCTGTCGTAAAAAGCATAGGCATAGACCCGATACATTTTGGGCTTATCATCACCGTCAACCTCGCCTGCGGCTTCATCTCGCCGCCCTACGGCATAAACCTTTTCGTAGCCTCCGCCATCTCGGGAGAGAGCATAGAAAACATTTCAAAGGCCATACTGCCCTCCTTCCTCGCAATGGTGGCCTGCCTGCTGCTCTTTACCTACTTTCCTATATTCTCGCTTGGACTGCTGCACTGGATGGGATAA
- a CDS encoding M20/M25/M40 family metallo-hydrolase, translating to MTKFSSTRLGTSRALSATEEKTIHFDSHMDTVEAADADEWELPPFAAEMKDGRIYGRGSVDMKSGLAASIYGAAAARDNGWTRGKRVCVSGSVCEEYCDGENLRMMYRELDLRPDFVVICEPSDNVITLGHKGKIQARVTTHGISAHGSAPEKGINAVYEMAEIISRVEALNKRLTEEGAPHGTIVLSDISCVSASLNAVPSEASIYLDRRLVLGETEEKVRAEMEELIRGKRATWEPGTLRHTSWRGAALVYEPVHMPWKISEESPLFKAANAAYEAAFGSAPEKYDFWDFGTNAVTPVSMGIATIGFGPGEYKLAHMRDENCEASKIAEAARFYANIIKAL from the coding sequence ATGACGAAGTTCTCATCGACACGGCTGGGAACGTCGCGGGCTTTATCGGCGACGGAGGAAAAGACCATACATTTTGATTCCCACATGGACACAGTAGAGGCGGCCGACGCGGACGAATGGGAGCTTCCGCCCTTTGCCGCCGAAATGAAGGATGGCCGCATCTACGGGCGCGGCTCAGTAGACATGAAGTCCGGACTTGCCGCCTCCATCTACGGCGCGGCCGCGGCGCGCGACAACGGCTGGACGCGCGGAAAACGCGTCTGCGTCAGCGGCTCCGTCTGCGAGGAGTACTGCGACGGCGAAAACCTGCGCATGATGTACCGCGAGCTTGACCTGCGCCCTGACTTCGTCGTCATCTGCGAGCCGTCGGACAATGTGATAACGCTGGGGCACAAGGGGAAGATACAGGCGCGCGTCACGACGCACGGCATCTCCGCTCACGGCTCCGCGCCGGAAAAAGGCATCAACGCCGTCTATGAGATGGCGGAGATAATAAGCCGCGTGGAGGCGCTCAACAAACGGCTGACAGAGGAGGGCGCGCCTCACGGAACGATCGTGCTCTCCGACATAAGCTGCGTCAGCGCGTCGCTGAACGCCGTGCCAAGCGAAGCCTCCATCTATCTTGACCGCCGCCTTGTGCTGGGCGAGACGGAAGAAAAGGTGCGCGCTGAGATGGAAGAACTGATACGGGGCAAGCGCGCGACGTGGGAGCCTGGCACGCTGCGCCACACAAGCTGGCGCGGAGCGGCGCTCGTCTACGAGCCTGTGCACATGCCGTGGAAAATATCGGAGGAGTCTCCGCTCTTTAAGGCGGCAAACGCCGCATACGAGGCGGCCTTTGGATCGGCTCCCGAGAAATACGATTTCTGGGACTTCGGCACAAACGCAGTTACGCCCGTCTCAATGGGGATAGCCACCATAGGCTTCGGCCCCGGCGAATACAAGCTGGCGCACATGCGTGACGAAAACTGCGAGGCGTCGAAGATAGCGGAGGCCGCGCGTTTTTACGCAAATATCATAAAGGCGCTCTAA
- a CDS encoding polysaccharide deacetylase family protein, whose translation MKHYKKQGNNNKYWKYQLGALLCVLLAALCCAVFLFLREAPTRPVESAAKLSPEVHESLYSENVPLPGSAASLDIAPPSPPFAVMSPRVVCLTFDDGPSVHTARILDILKKYDVPATFFLVGQNVERRPELVRRMKAEGHKLAVHTYTHDYRKVYASVGSYLDDFYKTQKAIYSAAGERPVIFRFPGGSVNNWNRRVRAALTAKMTSLGFRYYDWNVSGADSAPRVTSGDIYANISGGVMRHKISIVLMHDTSEKTMEALDRVIVTLKGEGVVFKSIDGVPAISFHSSPRRHIDAARTAVGNL comes from the coding sequence ATGAAGCATTACAAAAAACAGGGAAATAACAATAAATACTGGAAATATCAGCTGGGCGCGCTCCTCTGCGTTTTGTTGGCGGCACTCTGCTGCGCCGTTTTTTTATTTTTGCGCGAAGCGCCGACGCGGCCCGTGGAAAGTGCCGCGAAGCTGTCGCCCGAGGTGCATGAAAGCCTTTATTCCGAAAACGTCCCTCTGCCGGGCAGCGCCGCCTCTTTGGATATAGCGCCGCCGTCGCCGCCTTTTGCGGTCATGAGTCCGCGCGTCGTCTGCCTCACCTTTGACGACGGCCCCTCTGTGCACACGGCGCGGATACTCGACATACTTAAAAAATATGATGTGCCAGCCACCTTTTTTCTGGTGGGGCAGAATGTGGAGCGCCGCCCGGAGCTTGTGCGCCGCATGAAGGCGGAGGGGCACAAGCTTGCCGTCCACACCTATACGCACGACTACCGCAAGGTCTACGCAAGTGTCGGCAGTTACCTTGACGATTTTTATAAGACGCAGAAGGCCATCTACAGCGCGGCGGGGGAGCGGCCTGTAATTTTCCGGTTTCCCGGCGGCAGCGTCAACAACTGGAACAGAAGGGTGAGGGCGGCGCTTACGGCGAAAATGACAAGCCTGGGCTTTCGCTATTACGACTGGAACGTCTCCGGCGCGGATTCCGCGCCGCGCGTCACTTCGGGCGATATATACGCGAATATCTCAGGCGGCGTCATGAGGCACAAAATAAGCATAGTGCTGATGCACGACACTTCTGAAAAAACTATGGAGGCGCTTGATAGGGTCATCGTGACGCTAAAAGGGGAGGGCGTCGTCTTTAAAAGCATAGACGGCGTCCCTGCGATTTCGTTTCACAGCAGTCCGCGCCGGCATATAGATGCGGCGCGGACTGCTGTGGGAAATTTATAG
- a CDS encoding aldo/keto reductase: MKKLGFGLMRLPLTDPNDAESIDIEQLCRMADTFLERGFTYFDTAWMYCGYKSETALREAVVKRHPRDSFTVATKMPMSMITTEEEQRRIFDEQLEKCGVDHFDYYLLHNLGVERFELAKKLHSFEFVLQKKKEGKIGSIGFSYHDGAKLLDRILTEHPEIEFVQLQLNYLDWENESIQSRECYETALKHNKPVIVMEPVKGGTLASVPEAADKLFKERRPDMSASSWAVRYAASFDNVMVVLSGMSDMEQLLDNTGYMRDFEPLSPDEQNIVARAADIINEAVAVPCTACGYCVEGCPKNIPIPLYFSLYNADKRALNKGFSTHGVYYANEIRSNAKASACIECRKCESICPQHIAIADELKKVAKAFE; encoded by the coding sequence GTGAAAAAACTTGGTTTTGGACTTATGCGCCTTCCGCTCACCGATCCAAACGACGCGGAAAGCATCGACATCGAACAGCTGTGCCGCATGGCCGACACCTTTTTGGAACGCGGCTTCACCTATTTCGACACGGCGTGGATGTACTGCGGATACAAGAGCGAAACGGCGTTGCGCGAGGCCGTCGTCAAACGCCACCCGCGAGATTCTTTTACCGTGGCGACAAAGATGCCGATGTCGATGATAACTACAGAAGAAGAGCAGCGGCGGATATTCGACGAACAGTTAGAAAAATGCGGCGTTGATCATTTCGATTACTACCTGCTCCACAATCTTGGCGTGGAGCGCTTTGAGCTTGCCAAAAAACTGCACAGCTTTGAATTTGTCCTGCAGAAGAAAAAAGAGGGAAAGATAGGCAGCATAGGTTTTTCCTATCATGACGGCGCGAAATTGCTTGACCGGATACTCACCGAGCACCCCGAAATAGAATTCGTGCAGCTCCAGCTCAACTATTTGGACTGGGAAAACGAAAGCATACAGTCGCGGGAATGTTACGAAACGGCGCTAAAGCACAACAAACCTGTGATAGTGATGGAGCCGGTAAAGGGAGGCACGCTCGCCTCAGTTCCAGAGGCCGCGGATAAACTTTTCAAAGAGCGCCGCCCGGATATGTCCGCCTCATCGTGGGCGGTGCGCTACGCCGCAAGCTTTGACAACGTAATGGTGGTGTTGAGCGGCATGTCCGATATGGAGCAGCTCCTTGACAACACCGGCTATATGCGCGACTTTGAGCCGCTTTCGCCGGACGAGCAAAACATCGTGGCGCGCGCCGCCGACATTATCAACGAAGCGGTCGCCGTGCCCTGCACCGCCTGCGGCTACTGCGTCGAAGGCTGCCCGAAAAATATACCTATCCCGCTCTACTTTTCGCTCTATAACGCGGACAAGCGCGCGCTCAACAAGGGCTTCTCCACGCACGGCGTCTACTACGCGAACGAAATTCGTTCAAACGCGAAGGCCTCCGCCTGCATAGAATGCCGCAAATGCGAAAGTATCTGCCCGCAGCACATAGCAATAGCCGACGAATTAAAAAAGGTGGCAAAAGCCTTCGAATAA
- a CDS encoding aldo/keto reductase, with product MKYRELGRTGLMVSEIGLGCEGFVENDGKHLKALVDCAFENGVNCLDLYMPHPKYRSMLGEALSGRRDKFIIQAHLCSVWKNGQYERTREIGEVRSGFEDLLERLALESVEIGMIHYVDSVSDWREVENGPVMEYAKGLKARGKIKHIGVSSHNPAAALAAVKSGHIEVLMFSVNPCYDLQPSNENCEALWADESYERPLVNMDKEREELYEYCSAAGVGITVMKAFGGGDLLDAELSPAGVALSPLQCLHYALTRPAVATVMSGARSAGQLMESVAYESAADEEKDYAAAFAAMPKISWRGHCMYCGHCAPCPVGIDVASVTKFLNLAKAQKAVPETVREHYAILAHKAGECVECGACEIRCPFAVSVVKNMRAAKSIFGK from the coding sequence ATGAAATATCGGGAACTTGGCCGCACCGGCCTTATGGTGAGTGAAATAGGGCTGGGCTGCGAAGGCTTTGTCGAAAACGACGGAAAACATCTTAAAGCGTTGGTGGACTGCGCCTTTGAAAATGGAGTCAACTGCCTCGATCTGTACATGCCGCACCCGAAGTACCGCTCGATGCTCGGCGAGGCTCTTTCCGGCAGACGCGATAAATTTATAATACAGGCGCACCTCTGCTCCGTTTGGAAAAACGGTCAGTACGAGCGGACGCGCGAGATAGGCGAAGTGCGCTCCGGCTTCGAAGACCTTCTTGAGCGGCTTGCGCTGGAGAGCGTGGAGATAGGCATGATACATTACGTCGATTCCGTCTCAGACTGGCGCGAGGTGGAAAACGGCCCTGTCATGGAGTACGCAAAAGGGCTAAAGGCGCGGGGGAAGATAAAACATATAGGCGTCAGCAGCCACAACCCCGCCGCCGCGCTTGCGGCGGTAAAGAGCGGGCATATCGAGGTGCTGATGTTCTCCGTCAACCCTTGCTACGACCTTCAGCCGTCAAACGAAAACTGCGAGGCTCTGTGGGCCGACGAAAGTTACGAGCGCCCCCTTGTGAACATGGACAAAGAGCGCGAGGAACTTTATGAATATTGCAGCGCGGCGGGCGTCGGCATCACAGTGATGAAAGCCTTCGGCGGCGGAGACCTGCTTGACGCGGAGCTTTCGCCCGCGGGCGTAGCGCTTTCGCCGCTGCAATGCCTCCACTACGCGCTGACGCGTCCAGCCGTCGCCACCGTAATGTCCGGCGCGCGCAGCGCGGGGCAGCTTATGGAAAGCGTCGCCTACGAAAGCGCCGCCGACGAAGAAAAGGATTACGCCGCAGCCTTTGCCGCGATGCCGAAAATAAGCTGGCGCGGCCACTGCATGTACTGCGGTCACTGCGCGCCGTGCCCCGTTGGCATCGACGTAGCCTCAGTCACGAAGTTCCTGAATCTGGCGAAGGCGCAGAAAGCCGTGCCGGAAACTGTGCGCGAACATTACGCAATCCTCGCGCACAAGGCGGGTGAATGTGTGGAATGCGGCGCCTGCGAAATCCGCTGCCCATTCGCCGTATCCGTCGTGAAAAACATGCGCGCCGCAAAAAGCATCTTCGGAAAGTAA